From Carya illinoinensis cultivar Pawnee chromosome 5, C.illinoinensisPawnee_v1, whole genome shotgun sequence, one genomic window encodes:
- the LOC122311246 gene encoding F-box protein At1g67340-like: MRTRRGLCYPRVGCGGVGDVFLLSEKSEVVKRRRDFSGEHMVCRKRKRNSSVVSGKSDLFDALPDDLVISILCKLSSTAGCPSDFINVLITCKRLNGLGLHSLVLSKASQKTFAIRAKNWSESAHRFLKQCADAGNVEACYSLGMIRFYCLHNRGSGASLMAKAAISSHAQALYSLAVIQFNGSGGSKNDKDLRAGVALCARAAFLGHIDALRELGHCLQDGYGVRQNITEGRRFLVQANARELAAVISSASASAIPTRSWFTWNPPQHPHPRNFSCGGCPLLSDFGCNVPAPEAHPASRFLAEWFASRGGSPGQGLRLCSHLSCGRPETRRHEFRRCSVCGTVNYCSRACQALDWKMRHKADCTPTERWVDDDDGDGAANGDAEDYDGGVNGENDEVIAES, encoded by the exons ATGAGAACAAGGAGAGGGCTTTGTTACCCTCGAGTAGGATGTGGAGGAGTGGGAGACGTATTCCTTTTATCGGAGAAGAGTGAAGTAGTGAAGAGGAGAAGAGATTTCTCCGGAGAACACATGGTTTGCCGGAAAAGGAAACGGAATTCGTCGGTTGTTTCCGGGAAGTCTGATTTGTTCGATGCCTTGCCTGATGATCTTGTCATTTCTATTCTCTGCAAACTCAGCTCCACCGCCGGATGCCCCTCCGATTTCATCAACGTTCTGATAAC GTGCAAGAGGTTAAACGGATTGGGTCTCCATTCTCTAGTATTATCCAAAGCTTCACAAAAAACGTTTGCGATAAGAGCGAAGAACTGGTCCGAGTCCGCCCACCGCTTCTTGAAACAGTGTGCCGATGCAGGAAACGTGGAGGCCTGCTACTCTCTCGGCATG ATTCGATTCTACTGCTTGCATAATCGAGGGAGCGGAGCCTCGCTGATGGCCAAGGCCGCGATTAGCTCTCACGCACAGGCCCTTTACTCGCTGGCCGTAATACAGTTCAACGGCAGCGGTGGCTCCAAGAACGACAAGGACCTCCGAGCCGGCGTTGCTCTCTGCGCGCGAGCTGCCTTCCTAGGTCATATCGACGCGCTCCGTGAGCTGGGACACTGCCTACAGGACGGATACGGCGTGCGCCAGAACATCACCGAGGGGCGCCGGTTTCTCGTGCAAGCGAACGCTCGGGAGCTCGCCGCCGTAATATCCTCGGCTTCTGCTTCAGCCATCCCTACGCGTTCTTGGTTCACGTGGAATCCGCCCCAGCATCCCCATCCCCGGAACTTTAGCTGCGGGGGCTGTCCGTTGCTGAGCGACTTTGGGTGCAACGTGCCGGCGCCGGAGGCCCACCCGGCTAGCCGGTTCTTGGCTGAGTGGTTCGCATCGCGGGGCGGATCCCCGGGTCAGGGTCTGAGGCTCTGCTCCCACTTGAGTTGCGGGCGACCTGAGACAAGAAGGCACGAGTTCCGTCGATGTTCAGTTTGTGGCACCGTCAACTACTGTTCCCGCGCATGTCAGGCCCTCGATTGGAAGATGCGGCATAAGGCAGACTGTACTCCTACCGAGCGGTGGGTGGACGATGACGACGGCGACGGCGCCGCTAATGGCGATGCGGAAGATTACGATGGCGGAGTTAATGGGGAAAACGATGAAGTCATTGCTGAGAGCTAG
- the LOC122311957 gene encoding uncharacterized protein LOC122311957 isoform X3: MGFIMEFAENLVLRLMEDPKERDRKFREHVYAVKDRCNKTKEMWSYPLRPYGFWTFDRHNSQLKWDAQISQVPGRRDPYDDLLQHSHDTPK, encoded by the coding sequence ATGGGGTTTATAATGGAGTTTGCTGAGAATTTGGTACTAAGGTTAATGGAGGACCCTAAGGAGAGGGATAGGAAGTTCAGGGAGCACGTGTATGCAGTGAAGGATCGGTGCAACAAGACCAAGGAGATGTGGAGCTATCCTCTCCGTCCCTACGGTTTCTGGACCTTCGATCGCCACAACTCTCAGCTGAAGTGGGATGCTCAGATTAGCCAGGTGCCTGGCCGAAGGGACCCCTATGATGACCTCCTTCAGCACAGCCATGATACCCCGAAATGA
- the LOC122311957 gene encoding uncharacterized protein LOC122311957 isoform X1 gives MKPNYMSSGDSGTHPKVQFPSFASIVFINEIRTPFPCFLCSISSYQGFDSRCWGREIKMGFIMEFAENLVLRLMEDPKERDRKFREHVYAVKDRCNKTKEMWSYPLRPYGFWTFDRHNSQLKWDAQISQVPGRRDPYDDLLQHSHDTPK, from the exons ATGAAGCCTAATTATATGAGCTCTGGAGATAGTGGGACTCACCCGAAGGTTCAATTTCCAAGCTTCGCCTCCATAGTTTTTATAAACGAAATTCGTACACCCTTCCCCTGCTTCTTGTGTTCTATAAGCTCCTACCAG GGTTTTGATTCAAGGTGTTGGGGAAGAGAGATCAAGATGGGGTTTATAATGGAGTTTGCTGAGAATTTGGTACTAAGGTTAATGGAGGACCCTAAGGAGAGGGATAGGAAGTTCAGGGAGCACGTGTATGCAGTGAAGGATCGGTGCAACAAGACCAAGGAGATGTGGAGCTATCCTCTCCGTCCCTACGGTTTCTGGACCTTCGATCGCCACAACTCTCAGCTGAAGTGGGATGCTCAGATTAGCCAGGTGCCTGGCCGAAGGGACCCCTATGATGACCTCCTTCAGCACAGCCATGATACCCCGAAATGA
- the LOC122311957 gene encoding uncharacterized protein LOC122311957 isoform X2 — protein MSSGDSGTHPKVQFPSFASIVFINEIRTPFPCFLCSISSYQGFDSRCWGREIKMGFIMEFAENLVLRLMEDPKERDRKFREHVYAVKDRCNKTKEMWSYPLRPYGFWTFDRHNSQLKWDAQISQVPGRRDPYDDLLQHSHDTPK, from the exons ATGAGCTCTGGAGATAGTGGGACTCACCCGAAGGTTCAATTTCCAAGCTTCGCCTCCATAGTTTTTATAAACGAAATTCGTACACCCTTCCCCTGCTTCTTGTGTTCTATAAGCTCCTACCAG GGTTTTGATTCAAGGTGTTGGGGAAGAGAGATCAAGATGGGGTTTATAATGGAGTTTGCTGAGAATTTGGTACTAAGGTTAATGGAGGACCCTAAGGAGAGGGATAGGAAGTTCAGGGAGCACGTGTATGCAGTGAAGGATCGGTGCAACAAGACCAAGGAGATGTGGAGCTATCCTCTCCGTCCCTACGGTTTCTGGACCTTCGATCGCCACAACTCTCAGCTGAAGTGGGATGCTCAGATTAGCCAGGTGCCTGGCCGAAGGGACCCCTATGATGACCTCCTTCAGCACAGCCATGATACCCCGAAATGA